The Zetaproteobacteria bacterium DNA window GAGACCACCCGGATCCGACGGTCGGAGAGCTCCTTCTGTGCGGCCAGGGCCAGCTGTACCTCCGAACCCGTGGCGATGATAATCGCCTCCGGCGTGCCGTCACAGTCGGAGAGGACATAGCCGCCGAAGGCGATGTTGCGCACCTGCTCATCGGTGTAGTCGTTGCACGGCACCCCCTGCCTGGTGAAGACCAGCGCCGAGGGCCCCTCCCGCCGCTCGATGGCGCACCGCCAGGCCACCGCCGACTCCACAGCGTCACAGGGGCGCCAGGTCCGAAGATTGGGGATCATGCGCAGGGTGGCGATCTGCTCCACCGGCTGATGGGTGGGGCCATCCTCCCCCAGCCCGATCGAGTCGTGGGTATAGACGAAGATCGTGCCCACCTTCATCAGCGCCGCCATGCGGATCGCATTGCGCGCATACTCGGAGAAGATGAGGAAGGTTCCGCCGAAGGGGATCACCCCACCGTGCAGCGCCAGGCCGTTCATCGCCGCCGACATGCCGAACTCGCGCACGCCCCAGTGGATGTAGTTCCCCGCCGGTGTCTGCGGGGAGAAGGCGACCGCCCCCGGCCACTTGGTGTTGTTGGAAGGCGCAAGGTCGGCGGAACCGCCGACGATCTCCGGCAGGCACTCGGCCAGCACACCGATGGTCTTGCCCGAGGCCACACGGGTGGCCCACCCCGGCTTCTCCTCCCGCAGCTGCTCGATCCAGTCGGCCATCGTCTCGTCGAAATCGGCCGGCAACGCACCGTTGATGCGCCGCTCCAGCTCCGCGGCCAGCTCGGGATGCTCCAGCCGGTAAGATTTCAGCATCCCGCGCCACTCCTGCTCCGCGGCGGCGCCACGCGCACGCGCATCCCATCCGGCATAGATCTCCTCCGGGATCACGAACGGCGCATGGCTCCAACCCAGCTCCTTGCGCACCAGCGCACACTCCTCCTCGCCCAGCGCCGCGCCGTGGCAGTCGTGACTGCCCGCCTTGTTGGGCGAGCCGAAGCCGATCACTGTCTTGCAGCAGATCAGCGTCGGCCGCTCGCCATCGGCGCGGGCGGTCTCGATCGCCGCCTTGATCTCGTCGGCATCGTGACCGTCGACGTTGCGGATCACCTGCCAGCCGTAAGCCTCGAACCGCTTGGGGGTGTCGTCGGTGAACCAACCCTCGACATGGCCATCGATCGAGATGCCGTTGTCGTCCCAGAAGGCGATCAGCTTGCCCAGCTTGAGCGTGCCGGCCAACGAACAGGCCTCATGGCTGATCCCCTCCATCATGCAGCCGTCGCCCATGAAGACATAGGTGTAGTGATCGACCACGGGGAAGCCGTCGCGATTGAATTGCGCGGCCATCATCTTCTCGGCGATCGCCATGCCCACCGCATTGGTAATCCCCTGACCCAGCGGTCCGGTGGTGGTCTCCACCCCCGGCGCATAGCCGTACTCGGGGTGGCCCGGTGTCTTGGAGTGGAGCTGGCGGAACTGCTTGAGATCGTCGATGGTCAGATCGTACCCGGTCAGATGGAGCAGCGAGTAGATCAGCATCGAACCGTGGCCGTTGGAGAGGACGAAGCGATCGCGATTGAACCAGTCGGGATTGGCGGGGTTGTGGCGCATGTAGTCGTTCCACAGCACCTCGGCGATGTCGGCCATGCCCATCGGTGCGCCGGGATGGCCGGAGTTGGCCTTCTGCACGGCATCCATCGAGAGCACGCGGATGGCGTTGGCAAGGGTTCTGCGGTCGGGTCTGCTCATGGCGAATGAAGCCTCTCGGTTGGATATGCGCCGGATACGCGGGTCGCCGCGTCCGGATCAGTCATGCCGGTTTCGCGAGAAACCATCAGCGCGGTCATGGACGGCCGCGCAAATCAAGAGCGTGCGCAAGCAAGCGATCGCAAGCGATCGATCTAGCAGGGGGATCGAAGACCTCGCTCTTCGACTCCCGTCAAGCAAAGCGTCCAAGGGCGGACGTGTCGCGCGCTGATCAGACATGCACCGTCGTCTGCACGCGACGGACGTTGCCGATGCCACCGTCGAGCACGACGGTGTCGGTGGTGTTGTAGCGACCGTGGGCGTCATGGCCCACCTTGACGTGGTGGACGTAGGCGCCGCTGGTCAGCCCGGTGGCGATGAAGAGGCAGTCGTCGCTGGTCACCAGCTCGTCGCGCGTCAGGATGGTGGTGGTGTCCACCCCCTCCCGGCGACAACGCTCGATCTCATGCTCCTTCTGCGGCGCCATGCGGCCGAACATCTCCGCCCCCATGGCACGGGCGGCGCAGGCGGTGACGATCCCCTCCGGCGTGCCTCCGATCCCGAAGAGGGCGTCCACCCCCATGTGCAACACCGCCTGGATGGCGCCGTTGACATCCCCGTCGGTGGCCAGCCGCACCTTGGCCCCGGCCGCGTAGATCTCCTGGATCAACCCCTTGTGGCGCGGCTTGTCCAGCACGAAGACCTTGATCTCCTCCACCGACTTGCCCAGCACCCGGGCCAGCTGACGCAGCCGGTCGGCCACCGGCGCCTCGGGATCGATCCTGCCGCGCGCCGCCCGGGGGTAGACCTGCTTGTCCATGTAGAAGCAGGGGCCGGGGCGGTACATCGCCCCTGCCGGAGCGGCCGCCAGCGTCACGATCGAGCCGGGCATATCCCGGGCGAAGAGGTTGGTCCCCTCGATCGGATCGACGGCGATGTCCACCTCGACCCCCTCTCCGGTGCCCACCTCCTCACCGTCGTAGAGGGCGGGCGCCTCATCCTTGGCCCCCTCGCCGATGACCACCACCCCCTTCATCGGCACCTGATTGATGCGGCGACGCATGGCCTCGACCGCCAGCCCGTCGCCCTCGTCCTTCTTGCCGGAGCCGACGTGGGGCGCGCAGGCGCGGGCCGCCTCCTCACACACCTCGACCAGCTCGATCTTCAGATCCGCAACGCAGCGCATAACCGGATCAGACCGCAAAACGCCCCTCCATGGCCGTTTTGCTCGACGGGAATCGAAGAGCGCGGCCTTCGATTCCCTTACAAACCGTCGCCTGCATGCGCAAGCTCCGGTTTTGCGCGACCGTCCTGGTCGCGGATGACGGTTTCCTGCGAAACCATCATCCAGGATCAGACCGCAAAACGCCCCTCCATGGCCGTTTTGCTCGACGGCGGTCGGGCGACACCCCTCCGCGTAGACTCACACCACCGGCAGCGCCGCCTGCACG harbors:
- the glpX gene encoding class II fructose-bisphosphatase, giving the protein MRCVADLKIELVEVCEEAARACAPHVGSGKKDEGDGLAVEAMRRRINQVPMKGVVVIGEGAKDEAPALYDGEEVGTGEGVEVDIAVDPIEGTNLFARDMPGSIVTLAAAPAGAMYRPGPCFYMDKQVYPRAARGRIDPEAPVADRLRQLARVLGKSVEEIKVFVLDKPRHKGLIQEIYAAGAKVRLATDGDVNGAIQAVLHMGVDALFGIGGTPEGIVTACAARAMGAEMFGRMAPQKEHEIERCRREGVDTTTILTRDELVTSDDCLFIATGLTSGAYVHHVKVGHDAHGRYNTTDTVVLDGGIGNVRRVQTTVHV
- the tkt gene encoding transketolase; translation: MSRPDRRTLANAIRVLSMDAVQKANSGHPGAPMGMADIAEVLWNDYMRHNPANPDWFNRDRFVLSNGHGSMLIYSLLHLTGYDLTIDDLKQFRQLHSKTPGHPEYGYAPGVETTTGPLGQGITNAVGMAIAEKMMAAQFNRDGFPVVDHYTYVFMGDGCMMEGISHEACSLAGTLKLGKLIAFWDDNGISIDGHVEGWFTDDTPKRFEAYGWQVIRNVDGHDADEIKAAIETARADGERPTLICCKTVIGFGSPNKAGSHDCHGAALGEEECALVRKELGWSHAPFVIPEEIYAGWDARARGAAAEQEWRGMLKSYRLEHPELAAELERRINGALPADFDETMADWIEQLREEKPGWATRVASGKTIGVLAECLPEIVGGSADLAPSNNTKWPGAVAFSPQTPAGNYIHWGVREFGMSAAMNGLALHGGVIPFGGTFLIFSEYARNAIRMAALMKVGTIFVYTHDSIGLGEDGPTHQPVEQIATLRMIPNLRTWRPCDAVESAVAWRCAIERREGPSALVFTRQGVPCNDYTDEQVRNIAFGGYVLSDCDGTPEAIIIATGSEVQLALAAQKELSDRRIRVVSMPCVEQFEAQSEAYRESVLPASVTARVSVEAGVTAFWARYVGWNGRSIGVDRFGESAPAAALFKEFGITTEAVVEAVRALI